One window from the genome of Magnolia sinica isolate HGM2019 chromosome 4, MsV1, whole genome shotgun sequence encodes:
- the LOC131242500 gene encoding flavonol synthase/flavanone 3-hydroxylase-like, with translation MEVERVQAIASMFTAKDGIPAEFVRSENERPGITTFQGPVPDVPTIDLRDPDREKIIREIADASQEWGIFQVVNHGIPDDIIRKLQDVGKEFFGLPQEEKEEYAIKPESDTLEGYGTKLQKDMEGKKAWVDFFFHNIWPLSRINHNVWPKNPPAYREANEEYAKYMQNVVDDLLSSLSLGLGLEAGVLKDAVGGDDLEFLLKINYYPPCPRPDLALGVVAHTDMSAITVLVPNEISGLQVFKDDIWFDVKYIPNALIVHIGDQTEILSNGKYKSVLHRTTVNKEKTRMSWPVFCSPPAEMVVGPLTQLVDDQNPPKFKTKKYKDYQYCKLNKLPQ, from the exons ATGGAGGTTGAAAGGGTGCAGGCCATTGCATCTATGTTCACAGCCAAAGATGGCATCCCTGCCGAATTCGTCCGCTCAGAGAACGAACGTCCGGGGATCACCACCTTCCAAGGTCCAGTCCCTGATGTCCCGACCATCGATCTTCGTGACCCAGATCGCGAAAAGATCATACGAGAAATCGCTGATGCTAGCCAAGAGTGGGGAATTTTCCAAGTAGTAAACCATGGGATACCAGACGACATAATAAGAAAGTTGCAAGATGTAGGGAAAGAATTCTTCGGGCTTCCACAAGAAGAGAAGGAGGAGTATGCAATAAAGCCGGAATCCGATACGTTGGAAGGTTACGGTACAAAGCTCCAGAAGGACATGGAAGGTAAGAAGGCTTGGGTGGATTTCTTCTTCCACAACATATGGCCACTTTCTCGCATTAACCACAATGTGTGGCCCAAGAACCCTCCTGCTTACAG GGAGGCTAATGAGGAGTACGCGAAATACATGCAGAATGTGGTGGACGATCTGCTGAGTAGCCTTTCGCTAGGGCTAGGATTGGAGGCGGGTGTGCTAAAAGACGCGGTGGGTGGAGATGATCTGGAGTTTCTGTTGAAGATAAATTACTACCCTCCATGTCCTCGGCCAGATCTTGCGTTGGGTGTGGTGGCCCACACCGACATGTCAGCAATAACTGTTCTTGTGCCGAATGAAATATCGGGTCTGCAGGTCTTCAAGGACGATATCTGGTTCGACGTCAAGTACATTCCCAACGCTCTCATTGTCCACATCGGGGACCAGACTGAG ATATTAAGTAATGGAAAGTACAAGAGCGTGTTGCACAGGACGACAGTGAACAAGGAGAAGACAAGGATGTCATGGCCGGTATTTTGTTCACCACCAGCTGAAATGGTGGTAGGACCTCTCACTCAGCTTGTGGACGACCAAAACCCTCCTAAATTCAAGACAAAGAAGTACAAGGATTATCAGTATTGTAAGCTTAATAAACTTCCTCAGTAG